The DNA window AAATATGCCCTGacgaggataaaaaaaaacatatataagtcgcactggactataagttacatttatttaaaaccaagaaccgagaaaaaaacattaccgtctacagctgcgagagggagCTCTCTGCTGCTCAGTGCTATTGTAGCCTACCCCTgaaaacattaaagggttagttcacccaataagcaaaatgatgtcattaatttcttcccccttatgtcgttccaaatccgtgagacctccgttcatattcggaacacagtttaagatattttatattttttctctcagtctctccattgaaactgtgtgaacggtatattgtccatgttcagaaaggtaagaaaaacatcatcaaagtagtccgtgttacatcagagggtcagttagaattttttgaatcatcaaaaacacattttggtccaaaatagcaaaaactatgacatTATTAAGCATTCTTCTCTTCCgatctgttgtgagatttcaaaacactgaagtgtagtgatatccaTTTCGCGAACggatcattcgatgtaaccggatcttcttcaaccagttcaccgaatcaaactgaatcgttttaaacggttcgcataagcattaatccacaaattacttaagctgttaacttttttttaatgtgactgacactccctcttgagttaaaacaaaccaatatcccggagtaattcatttactcaaacagtacactgactgaactgctgtgaagagagaactgaagatgaacaccaagacAAGCCatataacgaacaaaagattgacccGTTCTCGAATAACCTCTGTTTTACTCCAGTCCCTCACAAGTTTCTCACTCACGCCAAACTTTCTTTCTGCTGCTCGCTTACCGTTTTCGGCTGCATATTTTACTACCTGCAGTTTGTAATCTGCAGAATAGGATTTTCTCTTGGGGGGGCATTTTCTTTGCATTCAGTCTTTCTCAGTTGtctttaagttaatatttcagttaacaattttcagttgttttcagttaatgttttcagGGGTAGGCTACAGAAGCATTGAGCAGCATAGATCGCCCTCTCATggttgtagacggtaatgttttctcttggttcattatttcttttggttcatgtcaaattaattttgataagtcacaccggactataagtcgcaggaccagccaaactatgaaaagaagtgcgacttgtagtccggaaaatactaaaaatataaaaaagcttttTTCTCCTCTTTCACCTTGAATGAAACTGTAATATATAAGATTTGATGTTCagtttaaattgtgttttttcaACATTTGACTTTTCCTGTGTTCTTTCATTGTTTATGACTTACTATAACCCAGATTTCTGCTACAAATACCACAAATggtgacaataaagctcaacttgaatTGAACTCCGCGCATTCCTTTAACTGACCCTTCTATAGTATGCTGTAATTGATCACATTTTTGGACACAGATGCTCATCTCAGACTTGGGATCATTGGTTGTAAAATTGTCCACTGGAATCTGTCATTTTGCCAGTGACCAGAAGCATGTAACCACAATCCTTCTTTCTGttgaaggaagaaaaaaagacaaggaTAAGGAGCGTCCAGAGATTTCAAATCCTTCTGACTTCGAGCACACCATACACGTGGGCTTCGATTCGGTCACGGGGGAGTTCACTGTGAGTCAGACCTACTTTCCTACTTTCCTCTGGTGCAGTTTACCCATGCTGCCCCTGATCTGTCCTAATCCATCAGATGCTAGAAAGAATTGCCAATTCAATTGCCTAGATTGATTTCTGTGACCATTTGTCTCCCATCTGTCTTAGTGCACTGATTTAATTTACTGaagtttaattaatcaaattatcaGATGGGCCCTAACTTACTTTCTTATTTTCATTCCCGTTTCTGTGTCTCAGGGAATGCCAGAGCAGTGGGCTCGGCTGCTGCAGACCTCCAACATCACGAAATCTGAGCAGAAGAAAAACCCTCAGGCTGTACTGGATGTGCTCAAATTCTACGACTCCACTGGCAACAGCAGGCAGAAATACCTCAGTTTTACAGGTAAATGGGTACATATACATACCACAACTCCAACTGTAGTTGAAGTCATCCTCTAATGTCTATGTTCCTCCTCTTGATTTCAGAAAAAGATGCACCACCAGCAAAAAAAGGCTCAGAGCAATCACCAGTCAAGgatcctgatgatgatgatgatgatgatgaagcccCGCCCCCTGTTGTAGCACCACGTCCACAGCATACCATATCTGTGAGTGAAGATTTCTTTTCATATTTATCATGTCAAATAGGtatattacatattctttttTTCCATACTGGTTCTTGAGTGAACACCATATTGTTGGTGTCTTTGTTGTCTGGATAGGTATACACTCGTTCTGTCATCGATCCTATTCCGGCACCTGCTGCCGTTGCAGACACAGATGGTTGCAAAGCTGCAGATAAACAGAAGAAGGGCAAGGGCAAGATGACAGATGAGGAGATTATGGAGAAACTTAGTAAGTCTTTGGTGGTTACTAAACATTATAGATGCTCACTGTAGCAATACTTTTATTATATGCACTGCAACATGTGAAAGTGATTCTGTATGACCAGATCCTAACTGTGTTGTTGTGACTAATCTCAGGAACTATCGTCAGTATTGGAGACCCCAAGAAAAAATACACAAGATACGAAAAAATTGGACAAGGGTAAATATATTCTATgattcttgtttatttttttcaatatgtcAGTCTTTATCACAAAAACAGTTAGCCAGTAAACTGAATTTATATTAACTATAATCTAAGATTGCTTCAATTAAATGTTGTCTCTTTACAGTGCTTCTGGTACGGTGTATACAGCCATTGACGTTGCTACTGGCCAAGAGGTATTTTCTCTATTCAGTTCTTAATCTAGTTTTAATTCATGTTTCCTGAGAAAagtctttgaataaaaatgtaatttacatatgGGTCTAAGACGATCGCTTGATGCACACTACTGTTAAcgtaataaaaaattattgtaaagacattcatagttttttttttttttttttttttttttttttttaattcacatttctacatttaaaaatgaatatttcttGAACACCATATCAGCAAATCATgtgacacattttaaaatgtataaaaactgaattttaaattgCAGGAAAACTTCATGATATTactattttgctgtatttttgatcaaataaattctgagtataagagacttctttaaaaaatattagagACCCcaaattttatattacattaacttGACATTAAATGGACTTCCATACTATAATtgtttgagttttattttgtgcttttatagTTAGTTGTCATAGGTTAAGCTAACTGACAGTTATGTGTTTCTGTAGGTAGCTATCAAGCAGATTAACCTACAGAAGCAGCCCAAGAAGGAGCTGATCATCAATGAGATCCTGGTGATGAAGGAGCTGAAGAACCCAAACATCGTCAACTATGTAGACAGGTAGTTACATCCCTTAACACTATTTAAACTTGATTATTTTGTGCATTGTATCTCATAATATATTTTCAGCCATCTACTGTAACATCtacattctgttttttttcttggtttttttTGTATGTGCAGCTTCTTGGTAGGAGATGAGCTCTTTGTGGTAATGGAGTATCTTGCTGGAGGCTCTCTGACTGATGTGGTTACAGAAACATGTATGGATGAGGCACAAATCGCTGCTGTCTGCCGAGAGGTACAGTATTACTGGCATAGTAGGTGTGAGCTCAAAGCCGTTTGTTTTTCCCATCACCACATTGACTCTTTCCTCTACAGTGTTTACAAGCTCTTGAGTTCCTGCATGCAAACCAGGTCATTCATCGAGACATCAAAAGTGACAATGTTCTATTAGGGATGGATGGATCTGTCAAACTAAGTGAGTCCATGATCCCACTGTCAAGTTCTGGATTTATTATATCAGAACAGTCTGAATGAATTGTTTGCTCTTATCTTTTCAGCTGATTTTGGGTTCTGTGCTCAAATCACACCTGAGCAAAGTAAGAGAAGCACCATGGTAGGAACACCCTACTGGATGGCCCCTGAAGTGGTCACACGTAAAGCCTACGGGCCCAAAGTGGACATATGGTCCCTGGGTATCATGGCCATTGAGATGGTAGAGGGCGAACCTCCTTATCTCAATGAGAATCCTCTGAGGGTGAGCCTTTCCTGTCTTATACGTTTATTACTTTGTCACTGATTCATTTGATAAGTCTTTTTGTAATTAATGACGGTGGTTTAAGTGATCTGTTTAACTTTAAAGAAAAGATTTATGGCATTAATGCTTAATGTTCATCTCCAGGCGCTGTACCTCATCGCTACTAATGGCACCCCAGAGCTCCAGAACCCAGAGAAACTGTCACCCATTTTTAGAGACTTCCTAAACCGCTGCCTCGAGATGGATGTGGAGAAGAGAGGTGGAGGAAAAGAACTCTTGCAGGTAAGGGGCAAAACTGAATCCCAAAAATGCAATAACAAATTAGTTTTGTCAGTTAATAACTCTGTGTGAACATTATTGTGGTTATTGTGTTCCTCACAGTTTGTGAGGAAATTAGCTATGGCTTTGTCAGGGGATGAAAAgggaataattaataaaattgaatttctaattacaataaataaatagggcTACaagattaatcaaaataaaatggtaatGCCTATTTAGATGAGTGCATTTGGGATTGCAATGGGCACTAGGTTCTCTTTATTTACATTCACATAATTTCCAACATTTTTGTGGATAAATGTTTACAGCATTTCAACAGTATTCTGCCAAAATCTTGAGGTTTGAAATGTTCTATATGTGACGCTTTGACATTTGAAAAATGAAGAATTTTATACACAACCCTTATTAGTAGTTGCAGCTTGTAGTGTAAAATTTCAAATtgtcaatttaattaattaaatttgttttttttactttgaagtaAAGTTTGAAGTACAGGTAAATTACCTTTGCCTTAATGTTTGtagttaaaatgaataataatgaatatttcattaaaataataatttacattcatttaaaaaagacactaaaaagaaaaatgaattttGTTTATTTGCCAGTATTGTGACTATCAACCATCACCAGAGAACCATGAatatatgaatgtgtttttaattttttgtaatattaatggGGTCATATGTTGCTTTTGTAAAgatcattttgtgtattttgagtAACAGATTGTTGAAAtgatttaatgttcaaaaaacacattatttttcaaatactgtacatttattgtaggtcctctatgccccgcctctctcaaacgcatagTTTTCttcaaagtccctccttctgacaagcgcagtctgctctgataggccaactgacccagtgcattgtgattggccgaacactgcaagcactcgtcggaaatgtaataGCCATTTCCATAATTGTGAGCTTcatctttctaaataaatgtaaagacagttgcAGCGTCTTAACTTTTATATAGAATATCTCTTTAGATtaaagactttagtctttgcacctttacagatcttcttcatgtaataagagcttgtaacactccaaaaagataggaaaaactgaaatcgcatcatatgacccctttaacttacattttttggaggtacttaaagggatagttcccccaaaaatctaaattatgtcattattgactcaccctcatgtagttccaaactcGTGAgaccgttcatcttcagaacacagtttaagatattttagatttagtcccagAGCTTTTAGTCCCTCCATTATActgctgtgtgtacggtctactgtccatgtccagaaaggtatgaaaaacatcatcaaagtagtccatggacatcagagggtcagttagaatttgttgaagcatcaaaaatacattttggtccaaaaatagcaaaaactacgactttattcatcattgtcttctcttctgtgtctgttgtgagagagttcaaaacaaagcagtttgtcatatccggttcgcgaacgaatcattctatgtaaccggatctttttgaactagttcaccaaatcgaactgaatcattttaaacgcctccaatacgcattaatccacgaatgacttgagctgttaacttttttaaatgttcacgagtcaagaaccggttgcatcggttttcggatcaccagtagttctttaggacagttcgattcaataaaccggttgaagaaaacgttTCTTTGGTTCTTTTTCGCTCAACGTAATGGtgtcattggtgatgattgcccttgattcaagcatTTGGTTtaccgcgctcataacattaacacagaatcagttcagaatcaatcaccaaaagaaccagttctgttcagatgctctgtgtgtcagtctgcttcactctgaatcacacatgcgcagtttcatcagttctcgaatcggacacgtctgacagaaatggttctttactcgtgaatgagtcattatctggctcggctcggggttcatcttcagttctctcttgacagcagttcagtcagtgtactgtttgagtaaatgaattactccgggatattggtttgtttgaactcagagggagtttcagccacattaaaaaagttaacagcttaagtcatttgtggattaatgcgtattggagacgcgaaccatttaaaattaatcatgaatgaatgaatcgaatgattagttcgtgaaccggatgtgacaaactgctttgttttgaactctctcacaacagacatggaagagaagacaatgctgaataaagtcgtagtttttgctatttttggaccaaaatgtgttttcgatgcttcaaagaattctaactgaccctctgatgtcacatggactactttgatgatgtttttcttaactttctggacatggacagtataccgtacacacagcttcaatggagggactgagagctctcggactaaatctaaaatatcttaaaccgtgttccaaagataaacggaggtctcacaggtttggaacgacatgagggtgagtcattaattacataattatgatttttttttttgatgaactaaccctttaaagtaaatattttacatcTAAGGGTTTTTGCTGAACAAAAAGGTTTGGGAACCTCTGTAATAGACTGTCGAGGTTTTAATGACTaggtaattttctgtaaaatgtgCTAATGAACCTGTGTCTCTTGCAGCATCCCTTCTTGAAGCTGGCGAAGCCTCTTTCCAGCCTCACTCCCCTTATACTTGCTGCCAAGGAGGCAATGAAGAGTAACCGCTAGCCATTTGTCACTATGTGCCAGTTGCCAAATTCCTTCACATGACCGATTCCTGTGAGAACCTCCATAACTCCAGCAGAGTCTTCCTTCTAGTCCCGCGAAGGACCTTTGCTATTCAGCCCTGAGGACCCTAGTCATCTCCACCTGGGCGACTAACTTGCACAATCACCATGTTTTGCCTCCTCACACCAAACTCTCCTTTAATATGCCTTAAAAAGGCTACAAAGCCAGAGGAGCCACTGACTATAGATCTCTCTTGTTTTCTACTGATGTCTCTCattgtatttgtttaatgtaCGCTGTTCAGACACCATTGCATCGGTCAGTGTGTACCTGAACATTTCATGCATTTCTGTCAAAATTCTCTTGTATTTTGACTATTGTTCAACTCTGGCCTAACAAAAAAACTTTCTCCCCTTTTTTACATTCCAGAGAAGTATTATAATACTTGAAATGTCCCATCCTCTCTTAGTGACCTGTTACTTGTGCCTACTACCTATTTGCCTTCACCTGTCTCAACAAAATGGAACAATTTTGCTGTATGAAATTAAATGAACCAttcctgtttttacatttttattgcaaaACCTTAAGTTTATTAAATTGTTGTGTATATTATGTATTCTGGTTATAATGCCGaaatggggaagaaaaaaaaaaccgaaATCAGGacatttttacatgttttgtatttatgtgtatgtatgcaatattttatattttaactaacATTCTGACAGAAAACCAGACCTTAATGGATCTCCAAAGGTTGtcatagaaattaataatttggtaTATTCTTTGCATGTTAAATCTAACTTGTTTTAAACATTACAATTCAATGAGAAACATTTTCAGACATTCCAGATAAGTAAATACACTTTGTCTGTTTTCTGCTCGTTTCCTTCGAGATACAAAGTTTTTGTTAATGATGAAACCATCTTAAAAATatgctttgtaaattattattaaaacagactTGGAGCAAACATGGTTGAACCAATAACATTGCCCTTTTTTCATTTCTAGAGCTTGCATCATTCTGTTATGACTCTTAAATGACATAGTTGACTACAGTACTTGATGAAATCTAAATGAAATTCACATTAATATCACTGAAT is part of the Carassius auratus strain Wakin chromosome 27, ASM336829v1, whole genome shotgun sequence genome and encodes:
- the LOC113045459 gene encoding serine/threonine-protein kinase PAK 2-like, with product MSDNGELEDKPPAPPVRMSSNFGIKDSMSTNPSSKPLPSVPEEKRDKPRNKIISIFSAEKGRKKDKDKERPEISNPSDFEHTIHVGFDSVTGEFTGMPEQWARLLQTSNITKSEQKKNPQAVLDVLKFYDSTGNSRQKYLSFTEKDAPPAKKGSEQSPVKDPDDDDDDDEAPPPVVAPRPQHTISVYTRSVIDPIPAPAAVADTDGCKAADKQKKGKGKMTDEEIMEKLRTIVSIGDPKKKYTRYEKIGQGASGTVYTAIDVATGQEVAIKQINLQKQPKKELIINEILVMKELKNPNIVNYVDSFLVGDELFVVMEYLAGGSLTDVVTETCMDEAQIAAVCRECLQALEFLHANQVIHRDIKSDNVLLGMDGSVKLTDFGFCAQITPEQSKRSTMVGTPYWMAPEVVTRKAYGPKVDIWSLGIMAIEMVEGEPPYLNENPLRALYLIATNGTPELQNPEKLSPIFRDFLNRCLEMDVEKRGGGKELLQHPFLKLAKPLSSLTPLILAAKEAMKSNR